The following are encoded together in the Clostridium sp. BJN0013 genome:
- a CDS encoding IS110 family transposase encodes MLKIVYSICCGIDVHKKFVVATVTSTNENNITTYATKQFSTYSKNLFHLKEWLSEHNCKEVCMESTGKYWIPIYNILEDSCNITLANPKYVKNIPGKKTDKKDSLWLADLHKHGLVKGSFIPPKAIRELRDLMRYRFKLTNFRSSEKNRFQNSLTVSNIMISSVVSDTFGKSSSAIIKYAMEHPDKLDIDYTQFLHKSMLSKADEIKIAMQGSISKNQTAKMSVCLNHYDYINNCISQLDTAISLISSEFKSQIELIASAPGITTQSATTIISEIGVDMSVFPDAKHLCSWAGLTPQNNESAGKKKSVRISRAGAYLKPILIQCANAAIKNKSCPYFKYRYESIKKRRGHKRAIIAIARMLLTCIYNMLLKNEAFDNSIYEKYLKRENTSRHFQPDIDRIILFLQAQGFEVTKVSQEISPKIS; translated from the coding sequence ATGTTAAAAATCGTTTATTCTATTTGTTGCGGTATTGATGTTCACAAAAAATTTGTAGTTGCAACTGTAACATCAACCAATGAGAATAACATCACTACCTATGCAACCAAACAATTCAGTACTTACTCAAAGAATCTTTTCCATTTAAAAGAGTGGTTATCTGAGCATAACTGTAAAGAAGTTTGTATGGAAAGCACCGGAAAGTACTGGATACCTATCTATAACATACTTGAAGATTCCTGTAATATTACTCTGGCTAACCCAAAGTACGTTAAAAACATTCCCGGCAAAAAAACTGATAAAAAAGATTCTCTATGGCTTGCAGACTTACATAAGCATGGATTAGTTAAAGGAAGTTTTATTCCTCCAAAGGCCATAAGAGAACTACGAGACCTTATGCGCTATCGCTTTAAACTTACAAATTTCCGTTCAAGTGAGAAAAACAGATTCCAAAATTCATTAACAGTTTCAAATATCATGATTTCAAGCGTAGTATCAGATACCTTTGGTAAATCATCATCAGCTATAATTAAATATGCCATGGAGCATCCTGATAAATTAGATATAGACTATACTCAATTTCTACACAAGAGTATGTTATCTAAGGCTGACGAAATTAAGATTGCTATGCAAGGAAGCATCTCTAAAAATCAAACAGCAAAGATGTCTGTATGCTTGAATCATTATGATTATATTAACAATTGTATTTCTCAACTTGATACTGCCATTTCATTAATTTCAAGTGAATTTAAGTCACAAATTGAGCTTATTGCTTCTGCCCCTGGGATAACTACACAATCTGCTACAACTATAATTTCTGAAATTGGAGTGGATATGTCAGTCTTTCCAGATGCTAAACATCTGTGTTCTTGGGCAGGTCTTACACCACAAAATAATGAAAGTGCTGGCAAAAAGAAAAGTGTTCGTATAAGCCGTGCCGGAGCTTATTTAAAGCCAATACTTATTCAGTGTGCTAATGCAGCAATAAAAAACAAGTCCTGCCCATACTTTAAATATCGTTATGAAAGTATAAAGAAAAGACGTGGGCACAAAAGAGCAATTATTGCTATAGCAAGAATGCTTTTAACCTGTATTTATAATATGCTTTTAAAAAATGAAGCCTTTGATAATTCTATTTATGAAAAATATCTAAAAAGAGAAAACACTTCTCGACATTTTCAACCTGATATAGATAGAATTATTTTATTTCTTCAAGCTCAAGGCTTTGAAGTAACAAAAGTAAGTCAAGAGATATCACCGAAAATAAGTTGA
- a CDS encoding ATP-binding protein, producing MCLEHSERNECYYETTESIIDVFAGGSVGTDKRDRHTFSVIDFYKQREDIKLIQHKFIYNGESLEPISKKQIPSKNISGRVVKLLEILKFTNYDAYMLYMTSLEKLFKIYKTCGEIINWISESITGFCDVYKYLDRDYRNILFLLYSVSCRTLNYKSIIEKDTQYLEYASSILKEIFDNFLSCPHFHISDEDFHSLFKIKSLKSLADKCNQLLNKNMNKITKQYLAFSMIGIFFSDLYLVFTEYADDFYNENIKYKVNIKMKENKFHANVPAPRITIESNADRRSAYVKFLCNEATVYKIAVLFVKEFDLILDKFQDCFKSIGFKMYYLIPKIDKNNFKNTLDNCNFEAYIPTLLPLLTGGNIYSSKEVFARELIQNSIDAIAVREAKEESNFIKSIHIEFGKDKNDGLYFKIKDSGTGMDRYKIERYFTNIGRSYYSGDEYRNLNISYEPISNFGIGFLSSFMVCREIEVRTKYFFNGSEGLKLYIPNYDGCFFIEGEENVDVGTEIKLYLNKEMHVDNIIDYIKKVMLDVKYDIIINCRDEEKEELIEIPAHCIRKNNTIETFQFFVPFKENGDVLNIHWKKEVLSEDFINKYEYGLLIKANLDNVDYNYGEIILNAGIRVEQTSLDTLFHNEFNHDGDDNGIMYNSIFMNFPTNWIQIDVSREKLKGFSDMIRDINHKNPIGTKIAEVIYNQLTCFLNYSRENSISVPKSCVQEIIQYAICLCGDENSSVYKKLLNLKY from the coding sequence TTGTGCCTTGAGCACAGCGAAAGGAATGAATGTTATTATGAAACAACAGAAAGTATTATTGATGTATTTGCAGGAGGTTCTGTTGGTACAGATAAAAGGGATAGGCATACCTTTAGCGTAATTGATTTTTATAAGCAGAGAGAGGATATCAAATTAATTCAACATAAATTTATTTACAATGGAGAATCACTAGAGCCTATTTCTAAAAAGCAGATTCCTTCGAAGAATATTTCAGGTAGAGTGGTTAAACTTTTAGAGATATTAAAATTTACAAATTATGATGCGTATATGTTATATATGACATCTCTTGAAAAACTATTTAAAATTTATAAAACCTGTGGGGAAATAATCAACTGGATCAGTGAATCAATAACTGGATTTTGTGATGTTTATAAATATTTAGATAGGGATTATAGGAATATTCTGTTTTTATTATATTCTGTTAGTTGTAGAACATTAAACTATAAAAGTATTATAGAAAAGGATACACAATATTTAGAGTATGCATCATCAATATTGAAAGAAATATTCGATAATTTTTTATCATGTCCCCATTTTCATATCAGTGATGAAGATTTTCACTCTTTGTTTAAAATAAAAAGTTTAAAAAGTTTAGCGGATAAGTGTAATCAATTGCTAAATAAAAATATGAATAAAATTACTAAACAGTATTTAGCTTTTAGTATGATTGGTATATTTTTTTCGGATTTGTATTTGGTATTCACAGAATATGCAGATGACTTTTATAACGAAAATATCAAATATAAGGTAAATATTAAAATGAAAGAAAATAAGTTTCATGCAAATGTTCCTGCACCAAGAATAACTATTGAATCCAATGCTGATAGGAGAAGTGCCTATGTAAAGTTCTTGTGCAATGAGGCTACAGTATATAAAATTGCCGTTTTATTTGTTAAAGAATTTGATTTAATACTAGATAAGTTTCAAGATTGCTTTAAATCAATAGGGTTTAAAATGTATTATTTAATTCCTAAAATAGATAAGAATAATTTTAAGAATACACTTGATAATTGTAATTTTGAGGCCTATATACCAACTCTGCTGCCTTTATTAACAGGAGGTAATATATATTCTTCCAAGGAGGTATTTGCAAGAGAACTAATCCAAAATTCCATAGATGCCATAGCGGTTAGAGAAGCTAAGGAGGAAAGTAATTTTATAAAATCAATTCATATTGAATTTGGAAAAGATAAAAATGATGGACTATATTTTAAAATTAAAGACAGTGGAACAGGCATGGACAGATATAAAATCGAAAGATATTTTACTAATATTGGAAGAAGTTACTATTCAGGTGATGAGTATAGAAATTTAAATATTAGTTATGAACCTATTAGTAATTTTGGAATAGGTTTTTTGTCTTCATTTATGGTATGCAGGGAAATAGAAGTAAGAACCAAATACTTTTTCAACGGTAGTGAAGGCTTAAAACTTTATATACCTAATTACGATGGATGCTTTTTTATTGAAGGCGAGGAAAATGTAGATGTTGGTACAGAAATAAAATTATATTTAAATAAGGAAATGCATGTAGATAATATAATAGATTATATAAAAAAAGTTATGTTAGATGTTAAATACGATATTATTATAAACTGTAGAGATGAAGAAAAAGAAGAACTCATTGAAATACCGGCTCATTGTATTAGAAAAAATAATACGATTGAAACTTTTCAGTTTTTTGTTCCCTTTAAAGAAAATGGCGATGTGTTAAATATCCATTGGAAGAAGGAAGTACTTTCAGAAGATTTTATCAATAAATATGAATATGGATTATTAATAAAAGCTAATTTGGATAATGTGGATTATAATTATGGTGAAATAATATTAAATGCAGGAATTCGAGTAGAGCAGACATCTCTAGATACATTATTTCATAATGAATTTAACCATGATGGAGATGATAATGGTATTATGTATAATAGCATATTTATGAATTTTCCTACAAACTGGATACAAATTGATGTTTCCAGGGAAAAGTTGAAAGGTTTTTCTGATATGATTAGGGATATTAACCATAAAAATCCTATTGGAACTAAAATTGCTGAAGTGATATACAATCAGTTGACATGTTTTTTAAATTACAGCAGGGAAAATTCAATTAGTGTTCCTAAATCATGTGTACAAGAAATTATCCAGTATGCTATCTGTTTATGTGGAGATGAGAACTCCAGTGTTTAT